One Kitasatospora sp. NBC_01266 genomic window carries:
- a CDS encoding MFS transporter, giving the protein MSSSQAPNAQPGLGRRLILLLALACGIAVANVYFPQAVSPLIAKGLHVSPGSAALVVTAAQLGYAAGIFLLVPLGDRLRHRKLIVTLLALTCVGLLVAGAANSLALLVGASAMVGLTTVAPQIIIPMAAGLTAPERRGAVTGTLLSGLIGGILLARTFSGTLGQWLGWRAPYLIAAGLVALLAVILAFALPDTTPATKDRYPVLLGQAWRLLRSEPQLRRSAFYQATVFAGFSAAWTALALLVTGPVYHLGAPAVGIIALVGAGSMFCTPLAGRRIDRNGPDAVNLICMIGAVAAAALLLVGSLGGAIGLIGLGAGMLLLDVAMQSGQVANQARIFALNPAARSRLNTAYMTCSFLGGSVGSWVGVRAYSAFGWNGVCGLIAICAGLALVRHLLRHTALAPVAPAAPEPEPVAASR; this is encoded by the coding sequence GTGTCTTCCTCCCAAGCGCCCAACGCCCAGCCGGGCCTGGGCCGTCGGCTGATCCTGCTGCTCGCCCTGGCCTGCGGCATCGCCGTTGCCAACGTCTACTTCCCCCAGGCCGTCAGCCCGCTGATCGCCAAGGGACTGCACGTCAGCCCGGGATCGGCTGCCCTGGTCGTGACCGCCGCCCAACTCGGTTACGCGGCAGGCATCTTCCTGCTGGTTCCGCTCGGTGACCGACTGCGGCACCGCAAGCTGATCGTCACCCTGCTGGCCCTCACCTGTGTGGGCCTGCTGGTGGCCGGCGCCGCCAACTCGCTGGCCCTGCTGGTCGGCGCCAGCGCCATGGTCGGCCTGACCACGGTGGCCCCGCAGATCATCATCCCGATGGCCGCCGGCCTGACCGCCCCCGAGCGGCGCGGCGCCGTCACCGGCACCCTGCTCAGCGGGCTGATCGGCGGCATCCTGCTGGCCCGCACCTTCAGCGGCACGCTGGGTCAGTGGCTCGGCTGGCGCGCCCCGTACCTGATCGCGGCCGGCCTGGTGGCCCTGCTCGCCGTCATCCTGGCCTTCGCCCTCCCGGACACCACCCCCGCCACCAAGGACCGCTACCCCGTCCTGCTCGGCCAGGCCTGGCGCCTGCTGCGCAGCGAGCCGCAGCTGCGCCGCTCGGCCTTCTACCAGGCCACCGTGTTCGCCGGCTTCAGTGCCGCCTGGACCGCGCTGGCCCTGCTCGTCACCGGCCCCGTCTACCACCTGGGCGCCCCGGCCGTCGGGATCATCGCCCTGGTCGGCGCCGGCAGCATGTTCTGCACCCCGCTGGCCGGCCGCCGCATCGACCGCAACGGACCTGACGCCGTCAACCTGATCTGCATGATCGGCGCCGTCGCCGCCGCCGCCCTGCTCCTCGTCGGCAGCCTGGGCGGAGCCATCGGCCTGATCGGCCTGGGCGCCGGCATGCTGCTGCTGGACGTCGCCATGCAGTCCGGCCAGGTCGCCAACCAGGCCCGGATCTTCGCCCTCAACCCGGCGGCCCGCAGCCGCCTCAACACCGCCTACATGACCTGCTCGTTCCTCGGCGGCAGCGTCGGCTCCTGGGTCGGCGTGCGTGCCTACAGCGCCTTCGGCTGGAACGGCGTCTGCGGCCTGATCGCCATCTGCGCCGGCCTGGCCCTGGTCCGGCACCTGCTGCGCCACACCGCCCTCGCCCCGGTCGCCCCGGCCGCGCCCGAGCCGGAGCCGGTCGCCGCCTCCCGCTGA
- a CDS encoding CGNR zinc finger domain-containing protein: protein MAALTDSTDTFRFREGAGRICLDFVRTLRLRGTAEAVDELADPAALAAWVRQLGPCAPDAPAPVPSTELLGWARELREAVLALLLAARTPEGLAHCPPEARQLVNQAAEQSVPVPVLEASGSLGWRADDPVAATLALVARDALDLAASPLSDRVRECASDSCAALFLDSSRPGTRRWCSMDACGNQAKKAAFRERAAS, encoded by the coding sequence ATGGCTGCTCTCACTGACTCCACCGACACGTTCCGCTTCCGGGAGGGAGCGGGTCGGATCTGCCTGGACTTCGTCCGGACCTTGCGGCTGCGCGGCACCGCCGAGGCCGTCGACGAACTCGCCGACCCGGCGGCGCTCGCCGCCTGGGTGCGGCAACTGGGGCCGTGCGCACCGGATGCGCCGGCCCCCGTCCCGTCCACCGAACTGCTGGGGTGGGCGCGCGAGCTGCGCGAGGCGGTACTCGCCCTGCTGCTCGCCGCCCGCACTCCCGAAGGGCTGGCCCACTGCCCGCCCGAAGCCCGGCAACTGGTCAACCAGGCGGCCGAACAATCTGTTCCGGTACCCGTGTTGGAGGCGAGCGGCAGCCTCGGTTGGCGCGCCGACGACCCGGTCGCCGCCACCCTCGCGCTGGTCGCGCGCGATGCCCTGGACCTGGCCGCCTCGCCGCTGTCCGACCGGGTGCGCGAGTGCGCGAGCGACTCCTGCGCCGCGCTCTTCCTGGACAGCTCCCGTCCGGGCACCCGGCGCTGGTGTTCGATGGACGCCTGCGGCAACCAGGCCAAGAAGGCGGCGTTCCGCGAGCGGGCAGCATCCTGA
- a CDS encoding ParB/RepB/Spo0J family partition protein, which yields MRTQWQSDTARSDEEQPLASALSRAATAGSEPVSMPLAALRPADSPRAGELDPQHVRRLMTVRDLPPVLIHRATLRVIDGMHRLAAARLAGRTEVTVQFFDGSDDEAFVHAVRSNIHHGLRLSTAERSAAAQRIMESQPALSDRAVAATVGLSVKTVAAVRRRASGEIPQLDARVGLDGRVRPLDAARGRREAAAYIEAHPHASLRLIAAQTGISVGTARDVRDRLRRGEDPVGRRPGRCAGGGPPAEPGAVAPAAVAPPVAAAPRTGPADAERPRERPEDRRHGLTSVPTAQPPRRGGLDPLAALAKDPSVRFSEPGRMLLRLLDNRVLAGPEAQRLLAAVPEHSRAALTAAVHQHVNTWLAFADVLAKAA from the coding sequence TTGAGAACGCAGTGGCAGAGCGACACCGCCCGGTCGGACGAGGAGCAGCCACTGGCGTCGGCGCTCAGCCGAGCGGCCACGGCCGGCAGCGAGCCGGTCAGCATGCCGCTCGCCGCGCTGCGGCCGGCCGACTCGCCGCGGGCCGGCGAGCTGGACCCGCAGCACGTGCGCCGGCTCATGACGGTGCGCGATCTGCCGCCCGTACTGATCCACCGGGCCACGCTGCGGGTGATCGACGGCATGCACCGACTCGCCGCCGCCCGGCTCGCCGGACGTACCGAGGTCACCGTCCAGTTCTTCGACGGCAGCGACGACGAGGCGTTCGTGCACGCCGTACGGTCCAACATCCATCACGGCCTGCGGCTCTCCACGGCCGAGCGGTCGGCCGCCGCCCAGCGGATCATGGAATCCCAACCGGCCCTGTCCGACCGGGCGGTGGCCGCCACGGTCGGCCTGTCGGTGAAGACGGTCGCGGCGGTGCGCCGCCGTGCAAGCGGGGAGATTCCACAGTTGGACGCCCGGGTCGGCCTTGACGGGCGGGTGCGGCCGCTGGACGCGGCCCGGGGCCGCCGGGAGGCCGCCGCGTACATCGAGGCGCACCCGCACGCCTCACTGCGCCTGATCGCCGCGCAGACCGGCATCTCGGTGGGCACCGCACGCGATGTCCGCGACCGGCTGCGCCGCGGTGAGGATCCGGTGGGGCGTCGACCGGGGCGCTGCGCGGGCGGCGGGCCGCCGGCGGAACCGGGCGCCGTGGCACCGGCGGCCGTGGCACCTCCGGTGGCGGCAGCGCCGCGCACCGGCCCGGCGGACGCGGAACGGCCGCGCGAGCGCCCGGAGGACCGGCGGCACGGCCTCACCTCCGTGCCGACCGCCCAGCCGCCGCGCCGGGGCGGCCTCGACCCGCTCGCGGCGCTGGCCAAGGACCCCTCGGTGCGCTTCTCCGAGCCCGGCCGGATGCTGCTGCGGCTGCTCGACAACCGGGTGCTGGCCGGCCCCGAGGCCCAGCGCCTGCTGGCCGCCGTCCCCGAGCACAGCCGGGCCGCCCTCACCGCGGCCGTGCACCAGCACGTGAACACCTGGCTGGCCTTCGCCGACGTGCTGGCCAAGGCCGCCTGA
- the galU gene encoding UTP--glucose-1-phosphate uridylyltransferase GalU, producing the protein MSRTPISVRKAVIPAAGLGTRFLPATKATPKEMLPVVDKPAIQYVVEEAAAAGLSDVLMVTGRGKRALEDHFDRNGELEELLARKGDLGRLDLVRESSDLAAVHYVRQGTPQGLGHAVLCAANHVGDEPFAVLLGDDLIDPREPLLQRMVEVREEYGGSVIALLEVSPEEIQRYGCAAVRATGEADVLRVTGLVEKPEPALAPSRFAVIGRYLLDPAVFEVLAKTGPGRGGEIQLTDALQTLVEQPALGGPVHAVVFTGRRYDTGDRGEYLRAVVRLACERADLGPEFRSWLRSYTAGEMPH; encoded by the coding sequence ATGAGCCGCACACCGATCAGCGTCCGCAAGGCCGTCATCCCGGCGGCCGGCCTGGGCACCCGCTTCCTGCCCGCGACCAAGGCGACGCCCAAGGAGATGCTGCCCGTCGTCGACAAGCCCGCCATCCAGTACGTCGTGGAGGAGGCCGCCGCGGCCGGCCTGAGCGATGTCCTGATGGTCACCGGCCGGGGCAAGCGGGCCTTGGAGGACCACTTCGACCGCAACGGCGAACTGGAGGAACTGCTCGCCCGCAAGGGCGACCTGGGCCGCCTCGACCTGGTCCGCGAGTCCTCGGACCTGGCCGCCGTGCACTACGTCCGCCAGGGCACCCCGCAGGGCCTGGGACACGCGGTGCTGTGCGCCGCCAACCACGTCGGCGACGAACCGTTCGCGGTGCTGCTCGGCGATGACCTGATCGACCCGCGGGAGCCGCTGCTCCAGCGGATGGTCGAGGTGCGCGAGGAGTACGGCGGCAGCGTGATCGCGCTGCTGGAGGTCTCCCCCGAGGAGATCCAGCGCTACGGCTGCGCGGCGGTGCGGGCGACCGGGGAGGCCGACGTGCTGCGGGTGACCGGCCTGGTCGAGAAGCCCGAACCGGCCCTCGCTCCCAGCCGGTTCGCGGTGATCGGCCGCTACCTGCTGGACCCCGCCGTGTTCGAGGTGCTGGCCAAGACCGGCCCCGGCCGCGGCGGCGAGATCCAGCTGACCGACGCGCTGCAGACCCTGGTCGAACAGCCGGCCCTGGGCGGCCCGGTGCACGCGGTGGTCTTCACCGGCCGCCGCTACGACACCGGCGACCGGGGCGAGTACCTGCGCGCGGTGGTCCGGCTCGCCTGCGAACGCGCCGACCTGGGGCCGGAGTTCCGCAGCTGGCTGCGCTCCTACACGGCCGGTGAGATGCCGCACTGA
- a CDS encoding Gfo/Idh/MocA family protein yields the protein MPGSALRIALLGTAHIHLADHLTVLAAQRGAAAGAGLCAVHHGRSPGEGRLAGAVAEALRGVPVAPSAAEALAGADAALVCSTTAEHGPLLAAIAAAGLPALVEKPLATTGAATAALLRLTGRTANPAVPAMFLRRAPSLRRARTLLTAGRIGELRFAEAWFCHGGLPAGSFTGTAAWMLDPRRGGTGAFADLGIHLLDLLRWLRPRAAITVHAARLRPLRGGRVGLDEGGTAELDWGGVPVALRTDWAAAPGGPAGGVGIGLRLRGSRGSVTVRGGSLLLATAHGVHAERHAEPAAGHALSAFLASLRGRTCWQAPTARDILASAHALDRIAEVAGVQAGAGH from the coding sequence GTGCCCGGTAGCGCCCTGCGGATCGCCCTGCTGGGCACCGCCCACATCCATCTGGCCGACCACCTGACGGTGCTGGCCGCACAGCGCGGCGCGGCCGCCGGGGCCGGGCTCTGCGCCGTCCACCACGGCCGCTCGCCGGGCGAGGGGCGCCTGGCCGGCGCGGTGGCCGAGGCGCTGCGCGGGGTGCCGGTGGCACCGTCGGCGGCGGAGGCGCTGGCCGGCGCCGACGCGGCCCTGGTCTGCTCGACCACGGCCGAGCACGGGCCGCTGCTCGCCGCGATCGCGGCGGCCGGGCTCCCCGCGCTGGTGGAGAAGCCGCTGGCGACGACCGGCGCGGCCACCGCCGCCCTGCTCCGGCTGACCGGCCGGACGGCGAACCCCGCCGTCCCGGCGATGTTCCTGCGCCGGGCGCCCTCGCTGCGCCGGGCCAGGACACTCCTGACCGCCGGCCGGATCGGTGAACTCCGGTTCGCCGAAGCCTGGTTCTGCCATGGCGGACTGCCGGCCGGCAGCTTCACCGGCACCGCCGCCTGGATGCTCGACCCGAGGCGGGGCGGCACCGGTGCGTTCGCGGACCTCGGTATCCACCTGCTGGACCTGCTGCGCTGGTTGCGCCCACGAGCCGCCATCACGGTGCACGCGGCGCGGCTGCGCCCGCTGCGCGGCGGGCGGGTCGGCCTGGACGAGGGCGGCACGGCCGAACTCGACTGGGGCGGGGTGCCGGTGGCGCTGCGGACCGACTGGGCCGCCGCTCCCGGCGGTCCGGCCGGCGGCGTCGGGATCGGCCTGCGGCTGCGCGGCAGCCGTGGTTCGGTCACCGTGCGCGGCGGCTCGCTGCTGCTGGCCACCGCACACGGCGTGCACGCCGAACGACATGCCGAACCGGCCGCCGGGCACGCGCTGTCGGCGTTCCTGGCGAGCCTGCGCGGCCGCACCTGCTGGCAGGCTCCGACGGCCCGGGACATCCTGGCGAGCGCCCACGCGCTCGACCGGATCGCCGAGGTGGCCGGAGTTCAGGCCGGCGCCGGTCACTGA
- a CDS encoding zinc-dependent alcohol dehydrogenase has product MKTMKALQLISPRKTVLAEVPRPEAPTDGLLLRTRCVSICSTDISFYEGHLFPSDYPVILGHEYLGEVVEIGAAFSNPDIKVGDRVVYWGQTDFGGFAEYRSVRPIFSGEVKEDVFWADRNFSDDLRAAAVKVPAELDDLQASFIEPVTGALRSILANPPKIGDRVLIMGTGPIGIIAGSVIKRLLAPNAVVSVDANPERNKHAEQHFSQRAYLPQELIDEVEENTFDYVFDALPTVKVDDEEKDPRRVAMRRLKPKGTYVLYGASQEMQKFDTWLMLAKGINITASPFDVTAFPMHKSANVIQAAMQMLLSGIVDGKKLLSTVHHFDDYDGLVDIFESYRSTTDLKTIVDFRKAA; this is encoded by the coding sequence ATGAAGACCATGAAGGCGCTCCAGCTCATCTCCCCCCGCAAGACCGTGCTGGCCGAGGTGCCGCGCCCCGAGGCGCCGACGGACGGGCTGCTGCTGCGCACCCGCTGCGTCTCGATCTGCTCGACCGACATCTCCTTCTACGAGGGCCACCTCTTCCCGTCCGACTACCCGGTCATCCTGGGCCACGAGTACCTCGGCGAGGTCGTCGAGATCGGCGCGGCCTTCAGCAACCCCGACATCAAGGTCGGCGACCGGGTCGTGTACTGGGGCCAGACGGACTTCGGCGGCTTCGCCGAGTACCGCTCGGTCCGGCCGATCTTCTCCGGCGAGGTCAAGGAGGACGTCTTCTGGGCGGACCGGAACTTCTCCGACGACCTGCGCGCCGCCGCCGTCAAGGTGCCCGCCGAACTGGACGACCTCCAGGCCTCGTTCATCGAGCCGGTGACCGGCGCGCTGCGCTCGATCCTGGCCAACCCGCCGAAGATCGGCGACCGGGTCCTGATCATGGGCACCGGCCCGATCGGAATCATCGCCGGCAGCGTCATCAAGCGCCTGCTCGCCCCCAACGCGGTGGTCTCGGTGGACGCCAACCCCGAGCGGAACAAGCACGCCGAGCAGCACTTCTCGCAGCGCGCCTACCTGCCGCAGGAGTTGATCGACGAGGTGGAGGAGAACACCTTCGACTACGTCTTCGACGCGCTGCCCACGGTGAAGGTGGACGACGAGGAGAAGGACCCGCGCCGGGTGGCCATGCGCCGGCTGAAGCCCAAGGGCACCTACGTGCTCTACGGCGCCTCGCAGGAGATGCAGAAGTTCGACACCTGGCTGATGCTCGCCAAGGGCATCAACATCACCGCCTCCCCCTTCGACGTCACCGCCTTCCCGATGCACAAGTCGGCGAACGTCATCCAGGCGGCCATGCAGATGCTGCTGTCGGGCATCGTGGACGGCAAGAAGCTGCTCTCCACGGTGCACCACTTCGACGACTACGACGGCCTGGTCGACATCTTCGAGTCGTACCGGTCCACCACCGACCTCAAGACGATCGTCGACTTCCGCAAGGCCGCCTAG
- a CDS encoding IS701 family transposase gives MSDEQPWSDLMSSSADVPDQPIVADPSRPFEPPRPTHAFPCPRRAARPAARRAPQPCSAPTRTTATRTTATLSTPARLAERVFGYLPRADQRRWAHAYLSRLLAEPSSRSAVLPQVTDADRGLRRFINSSPWDWQPARRVLASVAAEALEARALTVGVVRIPKRGPHSVGVGPRPVPGLGRTVNCQLAVGLFQAGPEHTVPLDWALVLDGPWATDAAARSRARIPASHTARPLVLEVRDLVTTALDRGHGVGTPLTAELREVPDITPLVVELIARGQDFVIEVTPGQPLREALTRAAVGTAAEARPLTAQTLVQRAALRPTIARRPLARCALPGGPATGQVTARAVRLPLGGGEGGEPLPVLHLLSRRPVHPDEPRRFWLSSLREGSAEAQSALTGHARRTGAVLDELAQDFGALAFEGRSYPGWHHHMTMVSAAYLYRSLAGRSAAAPADRFEESA, from the coding sequence GTGAGCGACGAACAGCCCTGGAGCGACCTGATGTCCAGTAGCGCCGACGTTCCGGACCAGCCGATCGTGGCGGACCCGAGCCGACCGTTCGAGCCTCCGAGGCCCACCCACGCTTTCCCGTGCCCGCGTCGCGCGGCACGGCCTGCCGCGCGACGTGCGCCGCAGCCGTGCTCCGCGCCGACCCGGACCACCGCGACCCGGACCACCGCGACCCTGAGCACGCCGGCCCGGCTCGCCGAGCGGGTGTTCGGCTACCTGCCGCGCGCCGACCAGCGCCGGTGGGCGCACGCCTACCTCTCCCGGCTGCTCGCCGAGCCGTCGTCCCGGTCCGCGGTGCTGCCGCAGGTCACCGATGCCGACCGGGGCCTGCGCCGGTTCATCAACAGCAGCCCCTGGGACTGGCAGCCGGCCCGGCGGGTGCTGGCTTCGGTCGCCGCCGAGGCGCTGGAGGCGCGGGCGCTGACGGTGGGCGTGGTGCGGATCCCCAAGCGCGGACCGCACTCGGTGGGCGTCGGCCCGCGCCCGGTCCCGGGACTCGGACGCACCGTCAACTGCCAGCTGGCGGTGGGACTCTTCCAGGCCGGCCCGGAGCACACCGTGCCGCTGGACTGGGCGCTGGTGCTGGACGGGCCCTGGGCCACGGACGCCGCTGCGCGGTCCCGGGCCCGGATTCCGGCCTCACATACCGCACGACCGCTCGTGCTGGAAGTTCGCGACCTGGTGACCACCGCGCTGGACCGCGGCCACGGCGTGGGCACCCCGCTGACGGCCGAGCTGCGCGAGGTCCCCGACATCACCCCGCTGGTGGTCGAACTCATCGCCCGGGGACAGGACTTCGTCATCGAGGTGACACCCGGGCAGCCGCTCCGCGAGGCCCTGACCCGGGCCGCGGTCGGGACGGCGGCCGAGGCGCGGCCGCTGACGGCGCAGACCCTGGTCCAGCGTGCCGCGCTGCGGCCGACCATCGCCCGCCGACCGCTCGCCCGCTGCGCGCTCCCCGGCGGTCCGGCGACCGGCCAGGTCACCGCCCGGGCCGTGCGGCTGCCCCTGGGCGGCGGGGAAGGCGGCGAGCCGCTGCCCGTGCTGCACCTGCTGAGCCGCCGTCCCGTCCACCCCGACGAGCCGCGCCGGTTCTGGCTCAGCAGCCTGCGCGAAGGCTCCGCCGAGGCGCAGTCGGCGCTGACCGGCCACGCCCGGCGCACCGGCGCGGTGCTCGACGAACTCGCCCAGGACTTCGGCGCGCTGGCCTTCGAAGGACGCTCGTATCCGGGCTGGCACCACCACATGACCATGGTGTCGGCCGCCTACCTGTACCGCAGCCTGGCCGGCCGCTCCGCCGCCGCGCCCGCCGACCGCTTCGAGGAGTCAGCTTGA
- a CDS encoding acyl-CoA dehydrogenase family protein: MTRQETPKLIDRLPVSPETTEWLGRVAEIAPIIDKFREEGERQRFSPLPAYEALRDAGMHRMLVAKEFGGSQVSLQTGSAVLQALARIDPAAAWQMGVQAAIGRISDYLPDAAAREIFGGQDGLVVGSVNPTGKAEVVEGGYLLRGRWGFASGSAHAGWLVCAATVTEGGTPRTTATGPELRMLFVPKSQVTMLDTWHTLGLRGTGSEDYEVDGVFVPQDRTASQADMQLPPPARPSLGYAIGYYDFGLFGSSSTVLGAAAGALDAFKTLAAAKAPAAGTSTLAASHTVQEQLARAEILVRSSRLLLADAAWHAGEYGREGGDSLSATVRLAAATVAENACTVVGILFRLAGTSSLYAESMLERYFRDVHSATKHITLSHSNIEMSGQYLLGGGLKMRR, translated from the coding sequence ATGACGCGTCAGGAAACACCGAAACTGATCGACCGGCTCCCGGTCTCGCCGGAGACCACCGAGTGGCTCGGGCGGGTGGCGGAGATCGCCCCGATCATCGACAAGTTCCGCGAGGAGGGCGAGCGTCAGCGCTTCTCTCCGCTGCCGGCCTACGAGGCACTGCGCGACGCGGGCATGCACCGCATGCTGGTGGCCAAGGAGTTCGGCGGATCGCAGGTCTCCCTGCAGACCGGGTCCGCGGTGCTCCAGGCACTGGCCAGGATCGACCCCGCGGCCGCCTGGCAGATGGGCGTGCAGGCCGCGATCGGCCGGATCTCGGACTACCTGCCCGATGCCGCCGCCCGCGAGATCTTCGGCGGCCAGGACGGCCTGGTGGTCGGCTCGGTCAACCCGACCGGCAAGGCCGAGGTGGTGGAGGGCGGTTACCTGCTGCGCGGCAGATGGGGCTTCGCCAGCGGTTCGGCCCACGCCGGCTGGCTGGTCTGCGCGGCGACGGTGACCGAGGGCGGCACCCCCCGGACCACCGCGACCGGCCCCGAGCTGCGGATGCTCTTCGTCCCCAAGTCCCAGGTCACCATGCTCGACACCTGGCACACCCTGGGCCTGCGCGGCACCGGCAGCGAGGACTACGAGGTCGACGGCGTCTTCGTGCCGCAGGACCGCACCGCCTCGCAGGCCGACATGCAACTGCCGCCGCCCGCCCGGCCCTCACTCGGCTACGCCATCGGCTACTACGACTTCGGGCTGTTCGGCTCCTCCTCGACGGTGCTCGGCGCCGCCGCCGGAGCGCTGGACGCCTTCAAGACCCTCGCCGCCGCCAAGGCCCCCGCCGCCGGCACCAGCACCCTGGCCGCCAGCCACACGGTGCAGGAGCAGTTGGCCCGCGCCGAGATCCTGGTCCGCTCCTCCCGGCTGCTGCTGGCGGACGCCGCCTGGCACGCCGGCGAGTACGGCCGGGAGGGCGGGGACTCGCTCAGCGCCACCGTCCGGCTCGCGGCGGCCACGGTAGCCGAGAACGCCTGCACGGTGGTCGGCATCCTGTTCCGGCTGGCCGGCACCAGCTCCCTCTACGCCGAGAGCATGCTCGAACGCTACTTCCGCGACGTGCACTCGGCGACCAAGCACATCACCCTCTCGCACTCCAACATCGAGATGTCGGGCCAGTACCTGCTCGGCGGCGGCCTCAAGATGCGCCGGTGA
- a CDS encoding alpha,alpha-trehalose-phosphate synthase (UDP-forming): MQHPTTAQPPLGPADFVIVANRLPVALHRAADGSEQWRHSPGGLVSALEPFLRAHQGAWVGWPGVADARPDSFTDQGMRLHPVALSQDEIRDYYEGFANTTLWPLYHDAVVAPVFDEAWWDCYVRVNRRFAEAAAKVSAHGATVWVHDYQLQLVPAFLRALRPDLRIGFFLHIPFPPVELFEQLPWRRELVEGLLGADLVGFQLPGGALNFRRLAGRISGRIGQRAHAPRLVDREVRAAAFPISVDAAELDSLARTEQVREHAGRIRDQLGGRRLLLGVDRLDYTKGIDIRLRAFHELLAEGRLNAAEVALVQIATPSREEVAPYRRMRDRVEQAVGRINGEFGEVGRPAVHYLHTTVGREELAALYSAADVLLVTPLRDGMNLVAKEFVACRPDLGGALLLSEFAGAAAELTSAFLVNPHHLEEVKTALLAALSVSPEEGGRRMAAMRRTVLANDVDRWARSFLTALAGPAPQPELSRQAEEAELWPVPA; encoded by the coding sequence GTGCAACATCCGACGACAGCTCAACCGCCGCTCGGACCGGCGGACTTCGTCATCGTCGCCAACCGGCTCCCGGTCGCCCTGCACCGGGCCGCCGACGGAAGCGAGCAGTGGCGGCACAGCCCCGGTGGGCTGGTCAGCGCCCTGGAGCCGTTCCTGCGCGCCCACCAGGGCGCCTGGGTGGGCTGGCCCGGCGTCGCCGACGCCCGACCGGACAGCTTCACCGACCAGGGGATGCGGCTGCATCCCGTTGCGCTCAGCCAGGACGAGATCCGCGACTACTACGAGGGCTTCGCCAACACCACCCTGTGGCCGCTCTACCACGACGCCGTGGTGGCGCCGGTCTTCGACGAGGCCTGGTGGGACTGCTACGTCCGGGTCAACCGCCGGTTCGCCGAGGCGGCGGCGAAGGTCAGCGCCCACGGCGCCACGGTCTGGGTGCACGACTACCAACTGCAGCTGGTGCCCGCCTTCCTGCGTGCACTGCGGCCCGACCTGCGGATCGGCTTCTTCCTGCACATCCCGTTCCCGCCGGTCGAGTTGTTCGAGCAGCTGCCCTGGCGCCGCGAACTGGTCGAGGGGCTGCTGGGGGCCGATCTGGTCGGCTTCCAACTCCCGGGCGGTGCGCTGAACTTCCGGAGGTTGGCCGGACGGATCAGCGGCCGGATCGGCCAACGGGCGCACGCTCCGCGTCTGGTGGACCGCGAGGTGCGCGCGGCCGCGTTCCCGATCTCGGTGGACGCCGCCGAACTCGACTCGCTGGCGCGCACCGAGCAGGTCCGCGAGCACGCCGGCCGGATCCGCGACCAGCTCGGCGGCCGACGGCTGCTGCTGGGCGTCGACCGGCTCGACTACACCAAGGGCATCGACATCCGGCTGCGGGCCTTCCACGAACTGCTGGCCGAGGGCCGGTTGAACGCCGCGGAGGTCGCCCTGGTGCAGATCGCCACGCCGAGCCGCGAGGAGGTCGCCCCCTACCGCCGGATGCGGGATCGGGTCGAGCAGGCCGTCGGCCGGATCAACGGCGAGTTCGGCGAGGTCGGCCGGCCCGCCGTGCACTACCTGCACACCACCGTGGGCCGCGAGGAGCTGGCCGCCCTCTACAGCGCCGCCGACGTGCTGCTGGTGACCCCGCTGCGGGACGGCATGAACCTGGTGGCCAAGGAGTTCGTGGCCTGCCGACCGGACCTGGGCGGGGCCCTGCTGCTCAGCGAGTTCGCGGGCGCCGCAGCCGAGTTGACCAGCGCGTTCCTGGTCAATCCGCACCACCTGGAAGAGGTCAAGACCGCCCTGCTGGCCGCGCTCTCGGTCTCGCCCGAGGAAGGCGGCCGACGGATGGCGGCGATGCGCCGCACCGTCCTGGCCAACGACGTCGACCGCTGGGCGCGCTCCTTCCTGACCGCCCTGGCCGGGCCCGCACCGCAGCCGGAGCTCTCCCGGCAGGCCGAGGAGGCAGAGCTGTGGCCCGTGCCGGCCTGA
- a CDS encoding flavin reductase family protein, whose translation MPVAPEDFTRAMARVPGPVVVATTVDPDGRRFGFTASSFSSLSMTPPLVLICLDKSASTHTAFTSADRFMINVLGQDQADVALRFARSGVDRFEAGDTSRLELGLPGIPEAAVRVACTLDRVIDGGDHSILLGRVESTHVGGQDPLLYCDRAFARPAQVDKAVAASGAR comes from the coding sequence ATGCCTGTTGCACCCGAGGACTTCACCCGCGCCATGGCGCGGGTGCCCGGCCCAGTGGTGGTGGCCACCACCGTCGACCCCGACGGCCGCCGATTCGGCTTCACCGCAAGCTCGTTCAGCTCGCTCTCGATGACCCCGCCACTGGTGCTGATCTGCCTGGACAAGTCCGCCAGCACCCACACCGCGTTCACCTCGGCGGACCGCTTCATGATCAATGTGCTGGGCCAGGACCAGGCCGACGTCGCCCTGCGCTTCGCCCGCTCGGGCGTGGACCGCTTCGAGGCCGGCGACACCAGCCGGCTCGAACTCGGACTGCCCGGCATTCCCGAGGCCGCGGTGCGGGTGGCCTGCACGCTCGACCGGGTGATCGACGGCGGCGACCACAGCATCCTGCTCGGCCGGGTCGAGTCCACCCATGTGGGCGGCCAGGACCCGCTGCTCTACTGTGACCGCGCCTTCGCCCGCCCGGCCCAGGTCGACAAGGCGGTGGCCGCCTCCGGTGCCCGGTAG